From Bradyrhizobium sp. sBnM-33:
GCGGCGCATCGCCGCGTCCCCGCAAGTCCGCGCGCCTGTCACCTACCGGTCCGTTCCGGCATAACTTTAGGATCCACTTTCGTATGGCCATCTACGTCGACAACACCCACCTTGGACGCCACGTCACCGGTCTCGAACGCATTACGCTGGAGCTGTTCTCCGCCGCAGCGCTTGCGCCGCTCGAGGTCGTGCCGGTGACGGCGAAGGGTCTTCGCCAGATGCTGACGACGCAGACCCTGGGTCTGCCGATGCGGCTCGCCGCGTCGTCCTCGATCCTGCTCTGTCCCGGCTTTCCGCCCAGTCCGCTGCTGCGCCCGTTCGCATCGCGGGTGCTGCCCTATATCCACGATGATTTCCTGATCACGCGGCGCGCCGAGCTCAACATGCGGGCGCGGCTTTACATGGCCGGCCCCTTCAAGCTCGCGCTGCGCCACTATCCGCGCTTTCTAGCCAACTCCGGCGATACCAGGCGCAAACTTGCCGCGCATTGCCGGTCCGATGCCGAAGTGACGCTCTATCGGCCGGCGGTGCGCAATGTGTTTGGCCTCGATCCCAAACAGCGCGGCGAACGCAGCGCGCAGCCGCGACTACTTCGGCTGATCGCGCTCGGCACGGTGGAGCCGCGCAAGAATTTTACAGCGGCGGCGAAGATCCTCGACGCGTTGCGCATGCAGGGATTTCCGGACGCTACGCTGGATATCGTCGGACGGCCGGGATGGGGTAACGACTGGCAAGCCCTCGAGGGGCAACCGGGCGTTACGTTGCACGGATATCAGTCTAGTGACCGGGTCAATCAGTTGCTTGACGCGGCCGACCTGTTCATCTGCACCTCCCATGACGAAGGTCTGGGATTGCCGCTGCTGGAGGCGCAATACGCCGGCCTGCCGATCATCGCCCCCGATGCTTCCATCTTTCGCGAGGTGCTGGGCGCGTCCGGCATCTACATCGATACCGCTGATCCTGCTTCGGCGGCCGCGCGGATCGCGGCTGCGCTCTCGAACGAGGAATGGCGCGCCCGATACGTGGCGCAGGCAATACGGAATCTGGCGCGCTGGAACGATCTGGCCCGCGGCGACCGCGAAAATGTCATCAGCCTGATTGCCCGCCTTGCTCACCTCCAGGGAAGCGCTACTCCGGAGTACCGCCGCCTTGCATGACACCAGCGCCACCAGGCATCAGGATGGATTGCGGATCATTGCGGCCGGCGCCGTGGTGATCCTTCACTATTCCGATTACTTCAAGGACCTGCCAATCGGCCGTTTCATGGTCGCGCGCACCTGGCATTTCAATCTGTTCGTGGACCTGTTCTTTGTGGTCTCCGGCTTTGTCATCGCCCGTCAGTATTTCGACCGCGTCGACAATGCCGCATCGATCGGCCGCTTCCTGTGGCGTCGCCTCGCCCGCATCTACCCGCTACATCTCGCCACGCTTGCGTTCTATGTGGCGCTTGCCGGCGCACTCCATTTCGGCGCTGCCCGGACGGACAACCCGGCCCGTTACCCGCTTTCCGATCTGCCGGCGCAGTTCCTGCTGCTTCATGCATTTGTCGGCGAGCGCCTGACGTTCAACTTCCCGAGCTGGTCACTCTCGGCGGAGATGTTTTGTTATCTGCTTTTTCCGCTGGTCGCGCTGATTGCGCAACGCCGCAAGGAGGCGGTTGTTGCGCTTGTGGTCCTTGCCGCTCTCGCCAATTCCCTTTGGGTATCGGCTGCCGGAACGGCGCCGTGGGCCGACTGGATCAATCAAGGCGGCGCCTTCAGGGCGCTGCCTGCCTTTAACCTCGGCATCGCCTGCTATCTGTTTCGCGACCGGATCGCGCGCTGGCCCGCGATGCCCGGCGCGCTGGCAGCGTCGCTAGCGGCCTTTATCGTGCTCGGCTCCCTGCTGCCAACGATGACCGCGCTGCTTGCGATCTACGCCATCGCGATGCTTGCGATTCAGGCCGACTGCACCGGGCGTGAGACGCTGCTGTCGCGGCTCGGTTTCGATCGCTGGTCGGCGCTGACCTACTCCTGTTACATGCTGCACATTCCGGTTGCGAC
This genomic window contains:
- a CDS encoding glycosyltransferase → MAIYVDNTHLGRHVTGLERITLELFSAAALAPLEVVPVTAKGLRQMLTTQTLGLPMRLAASSSILLCPGFPPSPLLRPFASRVLPYIHDDFLITRRAELNMRARLYMAGPFKLALRHYPRFLANSGDTRRKLAAHCRSDAEVTLYRPAVRNVFGLDPKQRGERSAQPRLLRLIALGTVEPRKNFTAAAKILDALRMQGFPDATLDIVGRPGWGNDWQALEGQPGVTLHGYQSSDRVNQLLDAADLFICTSHDEGLGLPLLEAQYAGLPIIAPDASIFREVLGASGIYIDTADPASAAARIAAALSNEEWRARYVAQAIRNLARWNDLARGDRENVISLIARLAHLQGSATPEYRRLA
- a CDS encoding acyltransferase family protein → MHDTSATRHQDGLRIIAAGAVVILHYSDYFKDLPIGRFMVARTWHFNLFVDLFFVVSGFVIARQYFDRVDNAASIGRFLWRRLARIYPLHLATLAFYVALAGALHFGAARTDNPARYPLSDLPAQFLLLHAFVGERLTFNFPSWSLSAEMFCYLLFPLVALIAQRRKEAVVALVVLAALANSLWVSAAGTAPWADWINQGGAFRALPAFNLGIACYLFRDRIARWPAMPGALAASLAAFIVLGSLLPTMTALLAIYAIAMLAIQADCTGRETLLSRLGFDRWSALTYSCYMLHIPVATVVITLGSRLFSLSEHERLILAPLAIIVLAFASVVSLRTFETPLRRYLTEAYDRRAFKHMPSPAISRQEST